DNA sequence from the Rhizoctonia solani chromosome 10, complete sequence genome:
TTCAGCCTTTAGTGATGATAGTCCCAGTCCTTTCGAGCCATCCTTTCCGGCAAACACAGAGTATGAGCCCCCAGGGCCATACACATCACGCTAATAAAGAGTCAAACAAAGATTAGAATGATGAACCCTTGAGCTCGCCTTGGCGGTCACATCAAAAATTGTTCCTGAAAGTTGCTTCAAGCTCGCGTCTCTATCTAGTAATTCGGACTACACACCTTTAATAGCAACGTATACCGGCTTGTTAGGATCATGTCCATCGTAAGCCGAAAGCTACTAAAATCATTAATAAGTGCTCATTGAGGGTCATGATAAGAGACTTGCCTCGGCAAGCGTGTAAGGATCATCTTTTGGTGGTTGCAATTGCCTATCCGGTATCGCAAAAGGGTGTTTAGAGGTTGATGATCCAGTTGAAGACCTCTGGCGTGAAATAATCCAATATGACGGACAGCAACTGCGAGCGCGGCGATCACGATTGAAGTAGCAGGATAGTTGGCGAAAATGCCTGGAGACATGGTGATGCTTTGGGGGAAATGCTCTTCACCCAACAAGCGCCGGGCGGTTGTGCCCAACAACTATCAAATCCAATGGATTGAGGTTAAGGTTGACAGCGCATTTACAGCTGTGTCATATCTGGGAGTTGTATGCCCTGTATTAAGTTACCCCTTCTAAGATGTTCCTGCGACATGAGATATGGTACAGAAAACTTATAATTTAATAATCCTGAGAATGTTGTCGCCTTCTTCACACTTTTGCAAGTGTGTGTATTCCAACATATCCCAGCGTAATGAAATTCTATGACCATTACCACCTGGTAGAGACCCGTATGGTATCGCCACCCGCAGGATGGGGACGAGTTTGATAATCCAATCACCTTGCTGGTCCCCAGGTCCAGCTCTTAGCAAACCACCTGTGCTACCCAATCCAGGTATAATTCCGCCTTACGTAATACTGGCCAAGGTTCTTTCGCGACCCCTCTTAATCTTACCAATGACAGCTCCTCGTTATTTTAACAAGCACGTGCGATGTAAGCGATGTACACCAGGGCACACCAATTATCCCATCTGGTCAGTATTTTGCTCGCATGATTCTCGCGGATGAGTACATACGTGCGTTCTTTCTGCTAAAACCATCGTTTATGAGTTTTCCTCGAATCTACATCAAACGTGCAAGGACGTTTCAATAAGTTGAGGAACGTGTTTCGTCTTCCTTTTCTAAGTGGTTTATTTATAACAACTAATTCTCGACGTCGGAAATCCGGTTATGATAGTTACGTTCGGAATTTATGCCTAGCCGcttgccaatttccttatCAGCCAATTAACTTCGGGTTATCTGCATCGTGTGACACCCAGCCAGAACATCAATGTCTCGAATGCCCGAAACACATGCTGAAGCAATCGAGCCATGCGTATCCGTTCCAGCATTAAGCTTGCTTGGCCTAATCGAATCTCGACAACGAGCATTGATATGCGCTCCACAAGGAATCTACTCAGCACGCGACCGCTTTCTATCGGGCATCCTATACATCTAAGATATTGGTGCTTATGTTTGATGATATGGAATATTGTGGACACTGAGAGATATCGTAATTGCATGATGAGTTTGGACTGTAGAAGCTTGGCGTTACCTTCCTCCATCCGATCGCTCATGCGTTCACTGCCATCGACCAGATGCTTCTCTTCGTTCAATTAGTAGCATACATCCCGCCGAGCGCACGTTTTCGGCCGAAACCGCTATAAGAACTGTTGGTAGCGTTCACCAGCTAGCGGAATTCaactcctcttccccttcacCATGTTGTTTAAGTCGGTCGCCCTAGCGCTCTTCACTGGCCTGGTTGCGGGCGCCCCCCTTGATTGGGAAAACAAACGAGCACTTCCAACCCCAGTCAGCGCTGCAACTGCAAAGACTTATCTCGCATCTTTGACGGTAGAAGCAGAATCCAATTCACCAGCCTAGTGAGCCTCAACCATAAGATTATGCTATCTCAAATTGACCTTTTCCATCATCAGTGACCGTGACCTGTTCCCTCATTGGATTACCATCTCTGGCACATGCAACACCCGTGAAAGTAAGGGCGATTTAAGTAACATTTTAAGAAAAGTGACTAAAGATATCTACTTATTCAGCCGTCCTGAAGCGTGACGGGACAAACGTCGTTACCGATTCTGCCTGTGCCTCAACCTCCGGCACCTGGAAGTGTGAGCACAACTACTAAATACAACTTATCTCTCAATATGCTTATGCATATAAAATAGCTGTCTATGACGGCGCGACCTGGACTGCCGCTTCTGACCTTGATATTGACCACATGGTCCCCCTCAAGGAGGCCTGGGTCTCTGGAGCTCGCACCTGGACAACCGCCCGCCGCCAATCGTTTGCCAACGACCTAACTCGTCCTCAACTCATTGCAGTTACTGTAAGTCTAAAAATAATAAAGTAATAGAGCAGCCCGGCATGACGCTCTTTTCAGGACAATGTTAACCAATCTAAGGGAGATAAAGACCCGGCAGAATGGATGCCCCCTCTGTCCTCTTACTGTGAGCTCTCCTATCTCAATTCACAACCCAGCCTGCTCATTGATAAACACCTTGATTATAGACTGCACTTACGTTCGTGCTTGGATCACTGTCAAGTACTACTACGAGTAAGTTATTACAATTTGAGAAACTTACTTCGGGGCTTACAAAATTATCCTTAGCCTCTCGGTAGATTCTGCTGAAAAATCGGCTTTGACGTCGTATCTCAACAACTGCTAATCGTCAAAAACACGAGTCTCAAGCTCAGTGTCGGGCTGTTTTCGGGCATTTGTATTATTTTTCTGAGTGGATTTACATCGAATAAAAATTGTAGTTGAATGTTATCGTTCATGCCATTATTATTGAGCGCACTTTGGTAGCTGTTTGATCATAAATCATGACAGTTAGTCCATCAACATGAGCAATACATTCTCAAGCTTTCTGAACCGAACTTGGTGCTCGATCTGTGATCACGTACAGAGCTCTAGAGTACCTTTCATG
Encoded proteins:
- a CDS encoding cytochrome b5 gives rise to the protein MSPGIFANYPATSIVIAALAVALSAYDGHDPNKPRDVYGPGGSYSVFAGKDGSKGLGLSSLKAEDAVPDWSTLEGKERGVLNDWHAFFSKRYNVVGKVSDLPANVAPLQTKIEYSPQ